From one Rhodothermales bacterium genomic stretch:
- a CDS encoding TlpA disulfide reductase family protein, with amino-acid sequence MTRPIPLFVVALLLVLSGCGKPAATPPAEPAEIAMNAIQSPVDREAPDLTLVGLDGAPLQLASLKGKVLLVNFWATWCAPCREEIPDLIALQDKLGDEAFAVIGVASILYDEEVDEVRAFVADNGMDYPIVLDKGPAGEAFGGVFALPTTYIIDRQFVVRHRTIGMPDASLEPLITELIAAD; translated from the coding sequence ATGACACGCCCTATACCCCTTTTCGTCGTTGCCCTGCTGCTCGTCCTCTCCGGCTGCGGCAAACCGGCCGCAACGCCTCCCGCGGAGCCGGCGGAGATCGCGATGAACGCCATCCAGAGCCCCGTCGACCGCGAAGCGCCCGACCTGACGCTGGTCGGGCTCGACGGCGCCCCCCTCCAGCTCGCCTCGCTCAAAGGCAAGGTGCTGCTCGTCAACTTCTGGGCCACCTGGTGCGCCCCCTGCCGGGAGGAAATCCCCGACCTCATCGCGCTGCAGGACAAGCTGGGCGACGAAGCCTTCGCCGTCATCGGCGTCGCCTCGATCCTCTACGACGAGGAAGTCGACGAGGTGCGGGCGTTTGTGGCGGACAACGGCATGGATTACCCCATCGTGCTGGACAAGGGACCGGCCGGCGAAGCGTTCGGCGGGGTCTTCGCGCTGCCCACGACCTATATCATCGACCGCCAGTTCGTCGTGCGCCACCGCACGATCGGGATGCCGGACGCCAGCCTCGAACCCCTCATCACCGAGCTGATCGCGGCCGACTGA
- the ytxJ gene encoding bacillithiol system redox-active protein YtxJ, whose product MNRFFKRLMGDNSYPEMSADARIGFLPLDSDAAWNDVIARSEREPVVVFKHSLTCGISAGARRRMLEMGSPGDPPVYELVVQHARPLSNAIATSLGVRHESPQVLVLHAGRVVFHTSHGSITPDRVRAAAQESRIA is encoded by the coding sequence ATGAACAGATTCTTCAAACGCCTGATGGGCGATAATTCGTATCCCGAGATGTCGGCTGACGCCCGGATCGGTTTTTTGCCGCTCGACTCCGATGCGGCCTGGAACGACGTGATCGCGCGATCGGAGCGTGAACCGGTCGTGGTATTCAAGCACAGCCTGACTTGCGGCATCAGCGCCGGCGCGCGGCGTCGCATGCTGGAAATGGGTTCGCCGGGCGACCCGCCCGTCTACGAACTGGTCGTGCAGCACGCCCGGCCCCTGTCGAATGCGATCGCCACGTCGCTCGGCGTGCGGCACGAGAGCCCTCAGGTGCTGGTTCTGCACGCCGGCCGCGTCGTTTTTCACACATCCCACGGCAGCATCACGCCGGACCGGGTGCGCGCCGCCGCGCAGGAGTCGAGAATCGCATGA